A window of the Schistocerca nitens isolate TAMUIC-IGC-003100 chromosome 5, iqSchNite1.1, whole genome shotgun sequence genome harbors these coding sequences:
- the LOC126260493 gene encoding proton-coupled amino acid transporter 1-like, whose amino-acid sequence MVPALEYADTAAAACKTSRSRVVRSIAPFARGFTEVVLLVYMIGVCSVYVLFVKENLKQVLTLENQMKDPTNFLKGCGVLNFAMAIIAILYILMGSLGYLAYGEKTKGSITLNLPPNNT is encoded by the exons ATGGTTCCAGCCTTGGAATACGCGGACACTGCTGCTGCAGCTTGCAAGACCTCGAGGTCACGCGTCGTGCGGAGCATTGCTCCATTTGCCAG AGGTTTCACGGAAGTCGTCCTACTGGTTTACATGATAGGAGTTTGCAGTGTATACGTGCTGTTCGTTAAAGAAAACTTAAAACAG GTATTGACGCTCGAAAATCAGATGAAGGATCCTACTAATTTCCTGAAAGGCTGTGGCGTTCTGAATTTTGCTATGGCCATAATTGCTATCCTGTACATTCTGATGGGCTCCTTGGGTTACTTGGCATACGGCGAGAAAACGAAAGGAAGCATCACACTGAACCTTCCACCAAATAACACGTAA